TACTATCAATCCTACTCAAAACACCGTAAATACCACCATTTATGATGATGGTACGACCGATGGTGAAACTCCAGTCGATCCGGAAAACCCATCACTTGGTGATGATACACCGGTAGTGAGCATTATTGGTACCACCAGCCTTAACGAAACAGACTTTGATGGCACGCCAAGTGAAGCGGTTTATACGGTAAATCTAAGCAATCCAAGTACGGTTGCTACGTCGGTGACAATAACTATCACTGATGGTTCAACAGAGGGCAGTGCTGATTATACTGCGCCAGTTACTCAGACGATCACTATTCCTGCTGGATCAACCTCAGCGACCTTTAGTGTGCCTATCATTG
The genomic region above belongs to Psychrobacter jeotgali and contains:
- a CDS encoding Calx-beta domain-containing protein translates to TINPTQNTVNTTIYDDGTTDGETPVDPENPSLGDDTPVVSIIGTTSLNETDFDGTPSEAVYTVNLSNPSTVATSVTITITDGSTEGSADYTAPVTQTITIPAGSTSATFSVPIIDDNVFEGPEDFDVTITSVDSGSATINPTQNTVNTTIYDDGTTDGETPVDPENPPLGDDTPVVSIIGTTSLNETDFDGTPSEAVYTVNLSNPSMVATSVTVTITDGSTEGSAD